A single Sphingopyxis chilensis DNA region contains:
- a CDS encoding lipopolysaccharide biosynthesis protein, with translation MVSETAEFKGVGAEEESAEAFGSRVRSAVIWRSGSQILAQIITWASTLLVIRLLNPADYGLFAMTQVVLSFLAFLNGWGFASALVQSDSVDPFRIRQAFGLLLLLNALLAAIQFFGAPLAAAYYGQPMVADLLRVQALLFLATPFIALPEVMMSRALDFRRQAIVNLLAALAGAGTALGCALAGYGVWTLVYAPIAMFWTRAIGLTLVARLLVWPSFNFKGCGQIVGFGSAVLFSQLFWLVQSQSDIFIAGARFDAHALGLYAEALFLAQIFMAKFVPPLNEVAFPAYARIKKDAAAVRWSFLKTVRILMLVAAPFYCGLAVVAGPMIETLFGAKWLGMVPYIQLISLALILMTVQILFAPVTNALGKPSISMFSAMSGAILFPVSFLVGAEWGLVGMAWAWLVAAPLLLVITARLSSPLIGVSLWDIARAMLPGLAPALVMAIGVGFAGQALESLGLAAPLQLALLVGLGVALYGTLLWLLERKALAEVIRLVLRRPAPAADAPVQDAI, from the coding sequence ATGGTGAGTGAAACCGCGGAATTCAAGGGCGTCGGCGCAGAGGAAGAAAGTGCCGAGGCATTCGGAAGCCGCGTAAGAAGCGCGGTGATCTGGCGTTCGGGCAGCCAGATTCTGGCGCAAATCATCACCTGGGCCTCCACGCTGCTCGTGATTCGACTGCTCAATCCGGCCGATTACGGGCTTTTCGCGATGACGCAGGTCGTCCTTTCCTTCCTCGCCTTCCTCAACGGATGGGGATTCGCGAGTGCATTGGTGCAATCCGACTCGGTCGACCCGTTCCGAATCAGGCAAGCATTCGGCCTGCTGCTGTTGCTCAACGCGTTGCTCGCGGCGATCCAGTTCTTCGGTGCCCCGCTCGCCGCCGCCTATTATGGGCAGCCTATGGTCGCAGACCTTCTTCGCGTGCAGGCGCTGCTCTTCCTCGCGACGCCCTTTATCGCGCTCCCCGAAGTGATGATGAGTCGCGCGCTCGATTTCCGGCGCCAGGCGATCGTCAACCTGCTGGCGGCGCTCGCGGGCGCAGGCACCGCGCTTGGCTGCGCGCTCGCGGGTTATGGCGTGTGGACGCTCGTCTATGCTCCGATCGCCATGTTCTGGACGCGCGCGATCGGGCTGACCTTGGTGGCGCGGCTGCTTGTCTGGCCCAGTTTCAACTTCAAGGGTTGCGGCCAGATCGTCGGATTCGGCTCGGCGGTGCTGTTCAGCCAGCTCTTCTGGCTGGTGCAGAGCCAGTCGGACATTTTCATCGCCGGCGCGCGATTCGATGCGCACGCGCTCGGCCTTTATGCCGAGGCGCTCTTCCTCGCGCAGATCTTCATGGCGAAGTTCGTACCGCCGCTGAACGAGGTCGCCTTTCCCGCCTATGCGCGAATCAAGAAGGATGCCGCCGCGGTGCGCTGGTCCTTCCTCAAGACGGTGCGCATCCTGATGCTTGTCGCTGCGCCCTTTTATTGCGGGCTCGCCGTGGTCGCCGGACCGATGATCGAGACACTCTTCGGCGCCAAGTGGCTCGGCATGGTGCCTTATATCCAGCTCATCTCGCTCGCGCTGATCCTGATGACGGTCCAGATTCTCTTCGCCCCGGTCACCAATGCCCTCGGCAAGCCGTCGATTTCGATGTTCTCCGCGATGAGCGGCGCGATTCTCTTTCCCGTCTCGTTTCTCGTCGGTGCCGAGTGGGGTTTGGTCGGCATGGCATGGGCATGGCTGGTCGCCGCGCCGCTGCTCCTCGTCATCACCGCGCGGCTTTCGTCACCGCTGATCGGCGTATCCTTATGGGATATAGCCCGCGCGATGCTGCCAGGCCTCGCGCCCGCGCTGGTGATGGCGATCGGGGTCGGCTTCGCGGGCCAGGCCCTCGAATCACTCGGCCTTGCCGCCCCGCTCCAGCTCGCCTTGCTCGTCGGCCTCGGCGTAGCGCTTTACGGCACACTGTTGTGGCTGCTCGAGCGAAAGGCGCTCGCCGAAGTGATTCGCCTGGTGCTCCGCCGCCCGGCGCCCGCGGCCGACGCGCCCGTTCAGGATGCAATATAG